From Mobula hypostoma chromosome 3, sMobHyp1.1, whole genome shotgun sequence:
TTTCAAAACATTCATCTGAAagctgaagaaatggcagatgttctTCTGTTGTTCCTTTATTATGTTAATTTTACTAAAATCAGCTCTCagataaatgtaatttgaatttTATTGAACGGGATGGTTGCATACCATCATATTAGATATAACAGATTTATAAAAAGAATTTTCAGGCAATACAAGTTTGTAATTGCATTAGAGCATTTCCAAAAGTAACAAGCTTCATTACCAGCATGGGCAATTAATACTTAACTGCAATTTATGGTTTCTCAATAATTTCCCAAGGCTCTAAATTGTGGGATGATCTTCAAGAATTGTGCTAGGTAATGTAAAAGACTGACAAAATTGGGAGAAATTTTTGATTAATTGTGGTAATTTGCAAGTGTCAGTTAGCAACTTTCAAGGTTCAGCCATAGAAAACAATTTAAATTATGCAATAGCTTTAAAGTGGAAGAGAGTTTGAATCAGGCAAATACTATATATAATCTGTTATGTTTCTCTCAGTTTATTTCAGTAGTGGTACATAACATCCAAAGCACCAAAGCACCAAAGCATGGATCTAGGTGGTTTGGTTTATGGGGCTAGGCTCTGGGAAGGGACACTAGACTCATGGAAATGCTGGAATTAACTAAGTAACTTAAAGACCCCTTGCAGACATATTGGAGGCCAGAGACAAGGTGCAGAAGGTCAGTTGCTCTGCTCCATCACAGAATCTGTCATTTTATAATGTAAGTACAGCCTTAAACTCTTCCCAATTTTCCTTACAATCCTATTGATGAAAAAATAACTTTGCTTTGATAAATATGTCAACAAATCTAATACTTCAGATGTCTTCCAACATTGCTAGATTTGGCTATATTTTCTACTATtcctgtacacacacacactgtatacAGTATGAACTATATTCATCCACATCCACAGATTTGTATTAAAACTCTCAAAGTGCAATTTAAATCATCCTAAAAGGTCACTTGCACATAAATCTTAATCAAGCTACAAAGATCAAGATCctatttgtttctttgtttcctaTTGTCACCATTACAGTTTAGGTCAATAGATTTCCTAAAGATCTCCCTCAAAACTCTGTATTCATTTACTCCAAATCTTTTCTTTTTACAATAATAATTAGGCAATATATTTCAAAAGCTGGGAAACAAATATTATTTTCAAACAACAGTTTAAATGTTCTGCCATCACCACGCCAAAAGTACATTCTGGCCAAACTTCTTAGCCAATCTCAAGATGGTCCCCAATTCTTATTGTGAATGTTCTCAAAAGACTTGAGACACTATTTGAACTAATCCAGACGTGCTACCTTTGTTTTAAGTATTTTCGTTAAAGAGAATTGTGTGACCTTACCACAAGATTTCTAAAATATTATTTTAACAGTTCAAGTTATTAATGAAACCCAGGATCTGATAAAAAAAATATAACTATTTTGTTAAAATATCAATTCCTTAATCCAAATGGAGGATTTGAAGCATGAAACAATTTGTGAACTGTACTGTTTTTAGGCATTTTTGATTACTGAAAGTACTTTGATGTTTGACTATAACTCATCAACATGTACATGTACATCTACAATTCTTTTAATGTAATAAAGAATTCAAGACTTACTACAGACCATGTAAAGGAAACATTGCCATTCAAAGGCTTTAATATGCACCATATTACTAAAcaaaaattttaaaatgtttttcccTTCTCTCATTACTTTGCAATTATGAATTGAATTTAGTAATATCAAGCTCTTGAGCAAAAATAGAACTGGATATAAATTACAAGTAATTTTTAATTTAGAAATAGTAATCATATTGTATCAATCCATTGATTTCAGTGCAATTTCTCAGTACATCTTCAGTCacaagattatggaattgatgaaACAGGTACTTGAGGAATGAGAAATATATACACTCAATTTAAATAGTAAACAAGTATAAAATTAGCTGTAAAGCATGAGTGATTATCATGATTGCTAATGGATATCATAAAAATTCCAACAAATTATTAGACAATAGGAGCACAGATCTAATGAAGCAAATTGAAATACGACACTGATCTTGAGGTTATTGCCAAATTGTTAAATATGCATAACAAGCTGTATTTTAGTTCAAGAAAAGGAATGTTTCTTGGTTACATGTTCAATCCTTCTTTGCTCTCTTGGCTTTATTAATATTTTCTTGACGTTTTTGTTTCTTCTTCTGTTCTCGATCTCTAGCTTCAATCATTTTTGCCAGTTTCCACGACAATAGTGCACTTGCTATGAACAATGGAGTTAGTGCCAAGATAACAGCTGAAAGGAAACCGTAAGGGTCtttagcagcccattccacaatgTACTCTGCCCAACCTCGtatgtccagcattttgttgacACCAAGAGCTGTGAAAGTATAAAAATACTACAATTACTCATTTTGCACCAccctcattcatattgtcctcagtcataaacatgaaacatgaatATTTTTAAGTATCTTATTTATGCTGTTCCTTCAAAATCATACTGCAGAGTGGTAAGTGAAGAACCTGTAAAATACTATTTGCTGCCTTCTCTGCTGATGTTGGGAAATTGCTACACAACTATCAATTCAAACTAAGGATTTCTAAATCCATTAAAGTATTCCAAGTGCTTGTTCCTCCAATTAAGCATGAACGTGTTCCCTTCTACGAATAATAATAATTA
This genomic window contains:
- the smim15 gene encoding small integral membrane protein 15 codes for the protein MRKVGLASSGLCGSALGVNKMLDIRGWAEYIVEWAAKDPYGFLSAVILALTPLFIASALLSWKLAKMIEARDREQKKKQKRQENINKAKRAKKD